A DNA window from Nitrospirota bacterium contains the following coding sequences:
- a CDS encoding UPF0175 family protein — protein sequence MGISVNIPDRMTEYIKEPYDNSVQELLAVELYREGRLTLRQAADMLNVGTQEMLDVLLRRKSYLNYGREELNEDISYARS from the coding sequence ATGGGGATATCCGTCAATATACCGGACAGAATGACTGAATACATCAAGGAACCCTATGATAATTCCGTGCAGGAGCTGCTTGCGGTCGAACTATACCGTGAGGGCCGGCTTACGCTGCGACAGGCGGCGGACATGCTGAATGTCGGCACTCAGGAAATGCTCGATGTGCTTTTAAGAAGAAAAAGCTATTTAAACTACGGACGGGAAGAGCTGAATGAAGACATCTCCTACGCTCGTAGTTAG
- a CDS encoding DUF3368 domain-containing protein, whose protein sequence is MSKDDHGITEAIGSYLMVHPASQDKATAIASQHGIHIGEAHTKALGESLNAELFLSNERKVRKAAIEEGFRVAGTIGVILRAAHIQAITMSEALSLLELMRSADFRIHPDLIQEAINSLRE, encoded by the coding sequence ATGTCCAAGGATGATCACGGGATAACCGAGGCGATTGGTTCCTATTTGATGGTTCATCCCGCTTCACAGGATAAGGCGACTGCGATTGCTTCGCAACACGGCATCCATATAGGAGAGGCGCACACCAAGGCGCTGGGTGAGTCGTTGAATGCCGAGTTGTTTTTATCCAACGAACGGAAAGTGAGAAAAGCGGCGATTGAGGAAGGTTTTCGGGTCGCCGGAACGATCGGCGTTATTTTGCGTGCCGCCCATATTCAGGCGATAACAATGTCCGAAGCGCTTTCCCTCCTTGAACTGATGCGGTCTGCGGATTTCAGAATCCATCCTGATTTAATTCAGGAAGCGATAAATAGCTTACGTGAATAA
- a CDS encoding toxin-antitoxin system, antitoxin component, Xre family protein, with amino-acid sequence MTVKDMIKNEVDRLPENILVEVYDFILFLETKKEKASLTKAYQQISEASFEKIWIKEEDAVYATL; translated from the coding sequence ATGACAGTCAAAGATATGATAAAAAATGAAGTTGACAGACTTCCGGAAAATATTCTCGTCGAAGTTTACGATTTTATTCTTTTTCTTGAGACGAAAAAAGAAAAAGCGTCACTGACAAAAGCCTATCAACAGATATCTGAAGCATCATTCGAAAAGATCTGGATCAAGGAAGAGGACGCCGTCTATGCTACACTATGA
- a CDS encoding type II toxin-antitoxin system HicB family antitoxin, which yields MIKYEVIIYWSNDDEAFIAEAPELPGCASDGATYGEAIANLEVIIQEWIDTAKDLGRIIPEPKGRLVFA from the coding sequence ATGATTAAGTACGAAGTGATTATCTATTGGAGTAATGACGATGAAGCCTTTATTGCCGAGGCGCCTGAGCTTCCGGGTTGCGCTTCAGACGGTGCAACGTATGGGGAGGCTATTGCCAATCTGGAAGTCATTATCCAGGAGTGGATTGATACGGCTAAGGACTTGGGGAGAATAATTCCAGAACCAAAAGGACGATTGGTGTTTGCGTAA
- a CDS encoding type II toxin-antitoxin system HicA family toxin, giving the protein MTQKEKLLERILCGTSDANIPFDEMRQLLRTLGFQERIRGSHHIFSKMGIEEILNLQPKGSKSKAYQVKQIRNVVLKYKLGDQVHD; this is encoded by the coding sequence GTGACGCAAAAAGAAAAACTCTTAGAGCGAATATTGTGCGGCACTTCAGATGCTAATATCCCCTTTGATGAGATGCGTCAATTGCTTCGTACTCTGGGTTTTCAGGAAAGGATTCGCGGCAGTCATCACATTTTTTCTAAAATGGGAATTGAAGAGATTTTGAATTTGCAGCCAAAAGGATCAAAATCAAAGGCGTATCAAGTTAAACAAATTCGGAACGTGGTTCTAAAATATAAATTGGGAGATCAAGTCCATGATTAA
- a CDS encoding glycosyltransferase codes for MKLSIITVVLNNVQTIDGCMQSVLDQTCPDVEYIVIDGGSRDGTIDVIKKHKSHITKFISEPDKGMYDALNKGVRMASGEIIGFLHADDLYANNKVLETVARRMGSNGIDCCYGDLVYVRRADPEKIVRHWKSCPFQDGLFQKGWMPPHPTFFVRRKAYEAHGVFDTRFTISADYELMLRFFEKHRISSAYIPEVLVKMRMGGASNRSLRNMMVKTKEDYRAWKVNSLRRRFYTILLKNLSKVRQFFGAG; via the coding sequence ATGAAACTATCCATCATTACCGTGGTGCTCAACAACGTTCAAACGATCGATGGTTGCATGCAGAGCGTTCTGGACCAGACATGTCCCGATGTTGAATATATCGTCATTGACGGCGGGTCGCGGGACGGGACCATTGATGTCATCAAGAAGCATAAAAGTCATATTACAAAATTCATCTCTGAGCCGGACAAGGGAATGTATGATGCCCTGAACAAGGGTGTCAGGATGGCCTCCGGCGAGATCATCGGTTTTCTCCATGCCGACGACCTTTACGCGAATAATAAAGTTCTTGAGACTGTCGCGCGCAGGATGGGATCGAATGGCATTGACTGTTGCTATGGGGACCTGGTGTATGTGCGTCGGGCAGATCCGGAAAAGATCGTCCGGCATTGGAAGTCCTGTCCTTTTCAGGACGGTCTGTTCCAGAAGGGCTGGATGCCGCCGCATCCGACTTTTTTCGTGAGAAGAAAAGCATACGAAGCCCACGGTGTCTTCGATACCCGTTTCACGATCTCCGCTGATTATGAACTGATGCTCAGGTTTTTTGAGAAGCACCGGATCTCTTCCGCATATATCCCGGAAGTCCTGGTGAAGATGCGGATGGGCGGGGCGAGCAACCGCAGTCTCAGGAATATGATGGTCAAGACCAAGGAGGACTATCGGGCGTGGAAGGTGAATTCCCTGCGCCGGAGATTTTATACGATCTTGCTCAAGAACCTATCAAAGGTGAGGCAGTTTTTTGGGGCAGGTTGA
- a CDS encoding Wzz/FepE/Etk N-terminal domain-containing protein: MQEQTVRQPPSPSMDYLCIIGKRKKLIIGLVVVSVCATAVISLFMTNIYRASAVITTVSERDSSSSAAMQMLSASGLAGMADIAGVSFPGGQKLNVLESYLKSNIVREKVIVKNGLLPVLFPRRWDAEKKEWKRQSPGFLRRTLNVSSRVVATHDAAVQQSEEQRGPTISDGLRVLQGMITIKSNVKANTLTITVDDRDPRMASNMVACLLEALQDHLSEEKKRSANENRDYLKGQLVKAVDPLTRQKIYSLLSKQIETALMAEVKGNIFTVIDPPRVPDRKVRPNRTRLVINAFILSLILAVFLAVYLEKREK, from the coding sequence ATGCAGGAACAGACAGTACGGCAACCACCATCGCCCTCCATGGATTATCTGTGCATCATCGGGAAACGGAAAAAGCTGATCATCGGGCTGGTCGTTGTATCGGTTTGCGCAACGGCGGTCATTTCCTTGTTCATGACGAACATCTATCGGGCCTCCGCGGTCATTACCACGGTTTCGGAACGGGATTCTTCTTCCAGCGCTGCGATGCAAATGTTAAGCGCCAGCGGACTCGCAGGCATGGCGGATATCGCAGGCGTATCTTTTCCCGGAGGTCAAAAGCTGAACGTGCTGGAATCATACCTGAAATCCAATATTGTCAGGGAAAAGGTGATTGTAAAGAACGGGCTTCTTCCGGTCCTTTTCCCCCGTCGATGGGACGCGGAGAAAAAAGAATGGAAGCGGCAGTCGCCGGGATTCCTGAGGAGAACGCTCAATGTTTCCTCCCGTGTGGTCGCGACGCACGATGCTGCAGTGCAACAATCCGAAGAACAGCGAGGGCCGACGATCTCGGATGGGCTGAGGGTTTTGCAGGGAATGATCACCATTAAGAGTAATGTGAAGGCAAACACCCTGACAATAACCGTTGATGATCGTGACCCCCGGATGGCCTCGAACATGGTTGCCTGCCTGCTTGAGGCGCTTCAGGACCATTTGAGCGAAGAAAAGAAGAGAAGCGCGAACGAAAACAGGGATTATTTAAAAGGGCAATTAGTCAAGGCTGTTGATCCCTTAACGCGCCAAAAGATCTATTCTTTATTGTCCAAGCAGATCGAGACGGCGCTCATGGCCGAGGTGAAGGGGAACATTTTCACGGTTATCGATCCTCCGCGGGTCCCGGACCGGAAGGTAAGACCGAACCGGACGCGGCTGGTGATCAATGCCTTTATCCTGTCCCTGATCCTCGCGGTCTTTCTCGCGGTGTACCTCGAAAAGCGCGAGAAGTGA